A DNA window from Polyangiaceae bacterium contains the following coding sequences:
- a CDS encoding MATE family efflux transporter — protein sequence MIAKDRRSRILEIALPIIGGMVSQNVLNLVDTLMVGQLGDVALAAVGLGSFANFMCTAFVTGLSTGVQAMSARRVGEGRSSEQAVPLNGGLLLAMSLGFVLSAVLMLTAARWFPLLSNDAALTQEGVPYLQARLTAMVAVGMNFSFRGYFNGVGQSRLYMRTLVIMHATNVVISYVLIFGTFGAPRLGSLGAGVGSAIATWVGTATYVVLALKHARSSGFLRGLPDSSTLRTMLRLSLPAGFQQLFFAAGMTAFFAIIARVGTRELAASNVLLNLLLVALLPAMGFGLAAASLVGQALGKKDEADARRWASEVMRLAFVLISLLALPALVAPQWVLAPFLHDPATLEVGRWPLRLIAAGMPIDTLGLVLMLSMQGAGDTRAVLVVSVVMQWLILLPAVWVVGKLLALGLIGIWMVQLVYRVAQAGVFAALWRRGGWARVRV from the coding sequence ATGATCGCGAAAGATCGGCGCAGCCGCATTCTGGAAATCGCGCTGCCGATCATCGGGGGCATGGTCAGCCAGAACGTCCTGAACCTGGTCGACACGCTGATGGTCGGCCAGCTGGGAGACGTAGCTCTGGCTGCGGTCGGCCTGGGCAGCTTTGCCAACTTCATGTGCACGGCCTTCGTCACCGGGCTCTCGACGGGGGTTCAGGCCATGAGCGCCCGGCGCGTGGGCGAAGGTCGCAGTAGCGAGCAAGCCGTTCCCCTCAACGGCGGCTTGCTGCTGGCTATGAGTCTAGGGTTCGTGCTCAGCGCCGTGCTCATGCTGACGGCCGCGCGTTGGTTCCCACTCCTGTCCAACGACGCTGCCTTGACGCAAGAGGGCGTGCCCTACCTGCAGGCACGACTGACCGCCATGGTGGCGGTGGGGATGAACTTCAGCTTTCGGGGCTACTTCAACGGCGTGGGGCAGAGCCGGCTCTACATGCGAACGCTGGTGATCATGCACGCCACCAACGTCGTGATCAGCTATGTGCTCATCTTTGGCACCTTCGGCGCACCACGACTTGGTTCCCTGGGAGCTGGCGTCGGTAGCGCGATCGCGACTTGGGTCGGGACTGCCACCTACGTGGTACTTGCGCTCAAACACGCGCGCAGCAGTGGATTCCTGCGAGGACTACCGGACAGCTCGACGCTCCGCACCATGCTGCGACTCAGCCTTCCCGCCGGCTTTCAACAGTTGTTCTTTGCAGCGGGAATGACCGCCTTCTTCGCCATCATCGCGCGGGTGGGTACGCGCGAGCTGGCAGCTTCCAACGTGCTGCTCAACCTGCTCCTGGTCGCGCTCCTACCCGCCATGGGCTTTGGCCTGGCCGCTGCGTCCCTGGTGGGTCAAGCCTTGGGCAAGAAGGACGAAGCCGACGCTCGACGCTGGGCCAGCGAAGTCATGCGCCTCGCCTTCGTTCTAATCTCACTGCTGGCTTTGCCGGCGTTGGTCGCACCCCAATGGGTGCTAGCGCCCTTCCTCCACGATCCCGCGACCTTGGAAGTCGGGCGCTGGCCGCTGCGCCTGATCGCCGCGGGCATGCCCATCGACACGCTGGGGTTGGTGTTGATGCTCAGCATGCAGGGGGCCGGCGACACGCGCGCGGTACTCGTCGTGTCGGTAGTGATGCAGTGGCTGATCCTGCTGCCCGCCGTCTGGGTAGTGGGCAAACTGCTGGCCTTGGGACTGATCGGGATCTGGATGGTACAGCTCGTCTACCGCGTGGCCCAAGCCGGAGTATTCGCGGCTTTGTGGCGACGCGGCGGCTGGGCCCGGGTGCGGGTGTGA
- a CDS encoding zinc-dependent alcohol dehydrogenase family protein yields the protein MVLDQIRRELRSEDIPTPQAEAGQLLVRVRYCGVCRTDLHICDGELTDGKLPLVLGHQVVGTVERVGDGVDGFTRGQRVGIPWLGWTCGHCRFCESGRENLCDDARFTGYHLDGGYAEYAVVDARFALRLPGSYSDAEIAPLLCAGLIGYRALAMTADAPCVGLYGFGSSAHIVAQLATFQGRKVLAFTRPGDEEAQRFARSLGAQWAGGSDEVPPEPIAAAIIFAPVGGLVPRALSAVEKGGTVVCAGIHMSAIPTFPYELLWGERRLVSVANLTRTDGEEFMALAARAAIRTAVTCYPLVDAWRALEDLRRGALCGAAVLSVD from the coding sequence ATGGTACTCGACCAGATCCGACGCGAGTTGCGTTCGGAGGACATCCCAACTCCGCAAGCGGAAGCTGGGCAACTCTTGGTACGAGTGCGCTACTGCGGTGTGTGTCGCACCGACTTGCACATTTGTGATGGCGAACTGACCGACGGGAAACTGCCCCTCGTGCTGGGCCACCAGGTGGTCGGCACCGTGGAACGGGTGGGAGACGGCGTGGACGGATTCACGCGCGGGCAGCGCGTGGGCATTCCCTGGCTTGGATGGACCTGCGGGCACTGCCGCTTCTGTGAAAGTGGTCGCGAGAACCTCTGCGACGATGCGCGCTTCACCGGCTACCACTTGGACGGCGGCTACGCCGAGTACGCCGTGGTGGACGCGCGTTTCGCGCTGCGGCTGCCGGGATCCTATTCCGACGCAGAGATCGCGCCGCTGCTGTGCGCGGGTCTCATCGGCTATCGAGCGCTGGCGATGACCGCGGACGCACCCTGCGTTGGCCTCTACGGTTTTGGGTCGTCGGCCCACATCGTGGCGCAACTCGCTACGTTCCAGGGGCGAAAGGTGCTGGCCTTCACCCGTCCCGGGGACGAAGAGGCGCAGAGGTTTGCACGTAGTCTCGGGGCGCAGTGGGCGGGCGGCTCCGATGAGGTGCCGCCCGAGCCGATCGCCGCGGCTATCATCTTCGCGCCGGTCGGCGGGCTCGTGCCTCGTGCGCTGTCCGCAGTCGAGAAGGGTGGCACGGTGGTGTGCGCTGGGATCCACATGTCTGCGATCCCGACGTTTCCCTACGAGCTGCTCTGGGGAGAACGGCGGCTGGTGTCGGTGGCGAATCTGACCCGGACGGACGGTGAAGAGTTCATGGCCCTGGCCGCTCGTGCCGCAATTCGGACGGCAGTGACCTGCTACCCGCTCGTCGACGCATGGCGAGCCCTCGAAGATTTGCGCCGCGGCGCGCTGTGCGGGGCGGCGGTGCTCAGCGTGGACTGA
- a CDS encoding 3'-5' exonuclease, with product MSQDRPLTNESGEPAADAVVREEQKCLDRVLAHVAERRGRPSERPEANYDEQMIALRDEIATARQEDLPPLYELMDRLQRLAAHRRQSSEGWVDTRSPYFGRLVLQEGERRREVLIGRSTYLDTQSGIRIVDWRDAPVSRLYYRYDEGDDYEEIFGDREVSGEVVTRRSVNIVESELKRIGTPDGTFVRGRGGEWRRLGDDAMRLAGGQGSALRAESHHAPKKLGVGIDGGEDRHLREITALIDPRQFDLITQPDSGLVVIQGGAGSGKTTIGLHRLAYLAFQDPRRFRPDKMLVVAFNAALVRYISQVLPALGISGIPIRTYENWAERTRSAQLPRLPRRYSDSTPAVVSRLKKHPAMLALIDEMVDTLAAEVAAELEEKLGEEAPPVLRAWESTRGRALAHRHHALRAFVDRGAGASLGSGQRTKVHNIVDRHLARCRDVLTVWADLLSDAARLQQALERHAPGDFSPRDLREAHAWCTARSSEMIEELLDAEDEPPPRKGRSPHPPTAVGDDDDRSRGVDGESVEERAHFDREDDTLLLRLCQRLRGPLRRGARAKEALVYEHVLVDEAQDLSPVELAVVFGTVSQAESVTLAGDVAQRLLMDNGFSDWETVLGELGKSHVAVEPLKLSYRSTQEVLDVAHAVLGQLAPEERPKATRSGAPVELFTFGHTGDAVGFLADALRSLMAQEPQASVAVIARFPEQADLFFSGLQKGEVPYLRRIAEQDFPFRPGVDVTDVRQVKGLEFDYVIIVEASDQSYPDDDEARHLLHIAATRAAHQLWFVCSGAPSRLLPEVLREQSY from the coding sequence ATGAGCCAAGACCGCCCACTGACGAACGAGTCCGGCGAACCCGCCGCCGATGCCGTAGTGCGCGAGGAGCAGAAGTGCCTCGACCGCGTCCTTGCCCACGTGGCGGAGCGTCGCGGACGCCCGTCGGAACGACCGGAAGCGAACTACGACGAGCAAATGATCGCGCTTCGTGACGAGATAGCGACGGCGCGCCAGGAAGACCTGCCACCCCTCTACGAGTTGATGGACCGGCTGCAGCGACTGGCGGCCCACCGACGCCAGAGCAGCGAGGGTTGGGTCGACACTCGCTCCCCCTACTTCGGCAGACTGGTGCTGCAGGAAGGCGAGCGTCGCCGCGAAGTGTTGATCGGGCGGTCCACCTACCTGGATACCCAGTCGGGGATCCGCATCGTCGACTGGCGGGATGCACCGGTGAGTCGCCTGTACTATCGCTACGACGAGGGCGACGACTACGAAGAGATCTTCGGGGATCGCGAGGTGAGCGGCGAAGTCGTCACTCGCCGCAGCGTGAACATCGTGGAGTCCGAACTGAAACGCATCGGGACTCCGGATGGCACGTTCGTGCGGGGACGCGGTGGCGAGTGGCGACGACTGGGCGACGACGCCATGCGGCTCGCTGGCGGCCAGGGCAGCGCGCTCCGCGCGGAGTCTCACCATGCCCCCAAGAAGCTGGGCGTCGGCATCGACGGCGGCGAGGACCGTCATCTGCGCGAGATCACCGCGCTGATCGACCCGCGTCAGTTCGATTTGATCACGCAGCCGGATTCGGGCCTGGTGGTGATCCAAGGTGGCGCCGGTAGTGGCAAGACGACGATTGGCCTGCACCGCTTGGCCTACCTGGCCTTCCAAGATCCGCGGCGCTTTAGGCCAGACAAGATGCTCGTAGTCGCCTTCAACGCCGCCCTGGTGCGCTACATCTCGCAAGTCCTTCCCGCTTTGGGCATCTCCGGCATCCCGATCCGCACCTACGAGAACTGGGCCGAACGCACGCGGAGTGCGCAGCTGCCCCGTCTGCCAAGGCGCTACTCAGACAGCACCCCAGCGGTGGTGTCCCGCCTCAAGAAGCACCCGGCCATGCTGGCTTTGATCGACGAGATGGTCGACACCCTGGCCGCAGAAGTCGCCGCCGAACTCGAGGAAAAGTTGGGAGAGGAAGCGCCCCCGGTGCTTCGCGCCTGGGAGTCGACGCGCGGCCGCGCCCTGGCGCATCGCCACCACGCCCTGCGCGCCTTCGTGGACCGCGGCGCTGGCGCGAGCTTGGGCTCGGGGCAGCGCACCAAAGTGCACAACATCGTGGATCGACACCTCGCTCGCTGTCGTGACGTCCTCACGGTCTGGGCAGATCTCCTCAGCGACGCAGCGCGCTTGCAGCAGGCCCTCGAACGTCACGCTCCTGGGGATTTCTCGCCCCGCGACTTGCGCGAGGCCCATGCCTGGTGCACCGCTCGCTCCAGCGAGATGATCGAAGAACTGCTCGACGCCGAGGACGAGCCGCCGCCACGCAAAGGACGTAGCCCTCACCCGCCCACCGCCGTCGGCGACGACGACGACCGAAGCCGCGGCGTCGACGGTGAAAGCGTGGAGGAGCGAGCCCACTTCGACCGCGAGGACGACACGTTGCTCCTGCGCCTGTGCCAGCGCCTGCGCGGACCGCTGCGCCGAGGCGCGCGTGCGAAGGAAGCGCTGGTCTACGAGCACGTGTTGGTCGACGAGGCCCAAGACTTGTCGCCCGTGGAGCTGGCCGTGGTGTTCGGCACCGTCAGCCAAGCCGAGAGCGTCACCCTGGCCGGCGACGTCGCACAGCGGCTGCTGATGGACAACGGCTTTTCCGACTGGGAGACGGTGCTGGGCGAGCTCGGCAAGTCCCACGTCGCCGTCGAGCCCCTCAAGCTGAGCTACCGCTCGACTCAAGAAGTGCTCGACGTGGCCCACGCCGTGCTGGGGCAATTGGCCCCCGAGGAACGGCCGAAGGCAACGCGCTCGGGAGCGCCGGTGGAGCTGTTCACCTTCGGTCACACCGGCGATGCGGTGGGCTTCTTGGCGGACGCGTTGCGTTCGTTGATGGCACAAGAGCCCCAGGCCAGCGTAGCGGTCATCGCCCGCTTTCCAGAGCAAGCGGACCTGTTCTTTTCCGGGCTGCAGAAGGGCGAAGTGCCGTACTTGCGCCGGATCGCCGAACAGGACTTTCCCTTCCGCCCCGGGGTCGACGTCACGGACGTGCGTCAGGTCAAGGGACTCGAGTTCGACTATGTGATCATCGTCGAGGCAAGTGACCAGAGCTACCCCGACGACGACGAGGCACGCCACCTGCTTCACATCGCTGCCACGCGCGCCGCGCATCAACTTTGGTTCGTGTGTTCGGGGGCGCCTTCACGGCTGCTCCCCGAAGTCCTGCGCGAACAGAGCTATTGA
- a CDS encoding ChaN family lipoprotein — MAFFARTLGICALLPLALACARSPGAPAPNVGAASREAEPVESPDTDPHERQPLPHDIVMRAALPYQGLRYDDGKLLSRDDLLETLADVDLVCIGENHDNPHDHYAQLSLLQGLLRLAAYSGREVAVGFEMVQLPYQSVLDDWGAGKIDDDELLSGVEWDKRWRFDFNLYRPIFELGRRSSATLLALNARSELTRKIAREGLRGLSDEERAELPELDLDDSAHRAWFHSMMREHPAPHAGMRRMYAAQVTWDETMAATAAKWLDKRTPARQLVVIAGAGHCQHAAIPARVARRTSVRVAAVKPIIVKGDDDPCPKLAGFDYGVLLQTER, encoded by the coding sequence ATGGCTTTCTTCGCTCGCACGCTCGGCATCTGCGCACTGCTACCCCTCGCGCTCGCCTGTGCCCGCTCACCGGGTGCACCCGCCCCCAACGTGGGTGCGGCATCGCGAGAGGCGGAGCCCGTGGAGTCGCCAGACACGGATCCTCACGAGCGCCAGCCCTTGCCCCACGACATCGTGATGCGTGCCGCGCTGCCCTACCAAGGCCTGCGCTACGACGACGGCAAGCTGCTCAGTCGTGACGACTTGCTCGAGACCCTGGCCGACGTCGACCTGGTGTGCATCGGTGAAAACCACGACAATCCGCACGACCACTACGCCCAGCTGTCGCTACTGCAAGGTCTATTGCGCCTGGCCGCCTACTCCGGGCGCGAGGTCGCGGTTGGCTTCGAGATGGTGCAACTGCCCTACCAGTCCGTCCTCGACGATTGGGGCGCGGGCAAGATCGACGACGACGAATTACTGAGTGGCGTCGAGTGGGACAAGCGCTGGCGCTTCGACTTCAACTTGTATCGTCCCATCTTCGAACTCGGCCGGCGCTCCAGCGCGACGCTGCTCGCCCTCAACGCGCGGAGCGAGCTCACGCGAAAGATCGCGCGCGAAGGTCTTCGCGGCTTGAGCGACGAAGAGCGCGCCGAGCTTCCCGAACTCGACCTGGACGACAGTGCTCACCGAGCTTGGTTTCACTCCATGATGCGTGAACACCCGGCGCCCCACGCGGGCATGCGCCGCATGTACGCTGCGCAGGTGACCTGGGACGAGACCATGGCCGCCACGGCTGCGAAGTGGCTCGACAAGCGCACTCCGGCGCGGCAGCTCGTCGTGATCGCGGGCGCTGGGCATTGTCAGCACGCGGCCATTCCCGCTCGCGTGGCGCGTCGCACCTCGGTCAGGGTCGCCGCCGTCAAGCCCATCATCGTCAAGGGCGACGACGACCCCTGCCCCAAGCTCGCCGGCTTCGACTACGGCGTTCTGCTGCAAACGGAGCGCTGA
- a CDS encoding nucleoside transporter C-terminal domain-containing protein: MPAALAADAVGLSERLQSFVGLFVMVLLAWALSVDRRHVRWRPVLWGIGLQLALGLLILNPALQRLFFDAVDRGVHRLLSFAEAGSNFVFQSIEPHKILDAQGNPHDVVGRISPPVKTFAFWILPSIVFFSSLMAILYHLGIMQRVVWAIAWVMQRTLGTSGAESLAAAANIFVGQTEAPLVVRPYVDRMTRSELAALMTGGFATVAGGVMAAYVGFLKDIPGIAGHLVTASLLSAPASLAISKVIFPETETPVTAGGVDLITDRSTRNVLEAATQGATEGAKLAINVGAMLIAFVGLIAAVDFVLAFVPFAGAPLSLSRVLGWLFQPLAFAMGVPWGEADIVGRLLGEKLVLTEFIAYIHLGELAHDPSVTLSARSTIIASYALCGFANFASIGIQLGGIGGIAPKRLPELSSIALRTMIGGSLAAFMTANVAGILLG, from the coding sequence GTGCCCGCCGCTCTTGCAGCCGACGCCGTAGGGCTCAGCGAGCGGCTCCAGTCCTTCGTCGGCCTGTTCGTGATGGTGCTGCTGGCCTGGGCGCTCAGCGTCGACCGCCGGCACGTGCGCTGGCGGCCCGTGTTGTGGGGGATTGGTTTGCAGCTGGCGCTGGGACTGCTGATCCTGAATCCTGCGCTGCAGCGCCTGTTCTTCGACGCCGTCGACCGCGGCGTGCATCGTCTGCTTTCCTTCGCCGAAGCAGGCTCCAATTTCGTTTTCCAGAGCATCGAGCCGCACAAGATCCTGGACGCACAGGGAAACCCGCATGACGTCGTGGGGCGCATCTCGCCGCCGGTGAAGACCTTCGCGTTCTGGATCCTACCGTCGATCGTCTTCTTTTCGAGCTTGATGGCGATCCTCTATCACCTGGGGATCATGCAGCGCGTGGTCTGGGCCATCGCCTGGGTCATGCAGCGGACCTTGGGCACCAGCGGCGCCGAGTCCCTGGCCGCCGCAGCCAACATCTTCGTGGGCCAGACCGAAGCGCCCCTGGTGGTGCGCCCCTACGTCGACCGCATGACGCGCTCGGAGCTCGCGGCTTTGATGACCGGCGGCTTCGCGACCGTCGCGGGCGGCGTGATGGCCGCCTACGTGGGCTTTTTGAAAGACATCCCGGGCATTGCGGGTCATCTGGTCACGGCTTCCTTGCTCAGCGCCCCCGCATCCCTGGCCATCAGCAAAGTGATCTTCCCGGAGACCGAGACTCCAGTGACCGCTGGCGGTGTCGATCTGATCACGGACCGCAGCACCCGCAACGTCCTCGAAGCCGCCACCCAAGGCGCCACCGAAGGGGCAAAACTCGCCATCAACGTCGGCGCAATGCTGATCGCCTTCGTTGGATTGATCGCGGCGGTGGACTTCGTGCTCGCTTTCGTTCCCTTCGCGGGCGCGCCCCTGAGCCTGTCTCGTGTCCTAGGCTGGCTGTTCCAGCCCCTCGCCTTCGCCATGGGCGTGCCCTGGGGCGAGGCCGACATCGTCGGCAGGCTGCTCGGCGAGAAGCTCGTGCTCACCGAGTTCATCGCGTACATCCACCTCGGCGAGCTGGCACACGACCCTTCCGTGACGCTGAGCGCCCGCTCTACGATCATCGCCAGCTACGCGCTGTGCGGCTTTGCCAACTTCGCCTCGATCGGGATTCAGCTGGGCGGCATCGGTGGCATCGCACCGAAGCGATTGCCCGAGCTTTCCAGCATTGCGCTACGCACGATGATCGGCGGCTCCCTGGCCGCCTTCATGACCGCCAACGTCGCCGGCATCCTGCTCGGCTAG
- a CDS encoding aldehyde dehydrogenase family protein, whose protein sequence is MQHREHHYIAGDWTAAEHKDGFAVVDASTEEEMAHVPAGTAAEAADAVTAARAAFDAWSSTTVEARAGALERIAEGLTARSEEIATTIASEVGMPLKLALPIQAMLPVAVLRSYAELVRQTPFEETVGSSLVVREPVGVVAAITPWNYPLHQVIGKLAPALATGCTLVLKPSEVAPLSAFILAEVIHDANLPAGVFNLVCGDGPTVGEALATHVDVDMVSFTGSTRAGRRVAELAAGSVKRVALELGGKSANIILDDADFERAVKTGVNNCTLNSGQTCSAWTRMFVPRARLAEAEALAKAAAERLTLGPALSGSGRLGPLASAAQRDRVRRYIDDAVADGAKIVVGGATPPEDLPRGFFVRPTVLSNVDNRMRVAQEEVFGPVLCIIAYDDEDDAVRMANDSIYGLSGAVWSADVERAKRVARRLRTGQVDINGGGYNLLAPFGGYKQSGLGREFGKYGLDEFLETKSLQL, encoded by the coding sequence ATGCAACATCGCGAACACCATTACATCGCTGGCGATTGGACCGCAGCTGAACACAAAGACGGGTTCGCCGTCGTCGATGCTTCGACGGAGGAGGAGATGGCGCACGTACCCGCCGGCACTGCGGCGGAAGCCGCGGACGCGGTGACCGCTGCCAGAGCAGCCTTCGACGCTTGGTCCAGCACGACCGTCGAAGCGCGTGCTGGCGCTCTCGAGCGCATCGCCGAGGGCCTGACCGCGCGCAGTGAAGAGATCGCCACTACCATCGCGTCCGAGGTCGGCATGCCGCTGAAGCTGGCACTGCCCATTCAGGCGATGCTTCCGGTCGCCGTGCTACGGAGCTATGCCGAACTCGTCCGTCAAACCCCCTTCGAGGAGACGGTGGGGTCGTCGCTGGTGGTGCGCGAGCCCGTCGGCGTCGTTGCCGCCATCACGCCCTGGAACTACCCACTGCATCAGGTGATTGGCAAGCTGGCCCCGGCTCTCGCCACCGGCTGCACGCTGGTGCTCAAGCCGAGTGAAGTGGCGCCGCTCTCGGCCTTCATCCTGGCGGAGGTGATCCATGACGCGAACCTGCCAGCAGGCGTGTTCAACCTCGTGTGTGGCGATGGTCCCACCGTGGGAGAAGCGCTAGCGACCCACGTGGACGTGGACATGGTCAGCTTCACCGGCTCGACGCGCGCCGGTCGCCGCGTCGCTGAACTCGCGGCGGGCAGCGTGAAGCGTGTGGCCCTCGAACTCGGGGGCAAAAGTGCGAACATCATCTTGGACGACGCAGACTTCGAACGCGCCGTGAAGACCGGTGTCAACAACTGCACGCTCAATTCGGGTCAAACTTGCTCGGCCTGGACGCGCATGTTCGTCCCCCGCGCACGCCTGGCCGAGGCCGAGGCGCTGGCCAAAGCCGCGGCCGAGCGACTCACGCTGGGCCCCGCCCTGTCGGGCAGTGGTCGCCTGGGCCCCCTGGCGAGCGCAGCGCAGCGCGACCGAGTCCGCCGCTACATCGACGACGCCGTTGCGGACGGGGCCAAGATCGTCGTTGGCGGCGCGACGCCGCCCGAGGATCTCCCGCGCGGCTTCTTCGTGCGCCCCACGGTGCTCTCCAACGTCGACAACCGCATGCGCGTCGCGCAGGAAGAGGTGTTCGGACCGGTGCTCTGCATCATCGCCTATGACGACGAAGACGACGCCGTACGGATGGCCAATGACTCCATCTACGGTCTTTCGGGCGCGGTCTGGTCTGCAGACGTCGAACGCGCGAAGCGCGTGGCCCGTCGGCTGCGGACAGGTCAGGTGGACATCAACGGCGGCGGCTACAATCTGCTCGCGCCCTTTGGCGGCTACAAGCAGTCGGGACTCGGCCGAGAATTCGGCAAGTACGGCCTCGACGAGTTCCTCGAAACCAAATCCCTCCAACTGTAG
- a CDS encoding transcriptional regulator gives MSAPAERAQTVRAAIREVLEGRTLDAREISALVSVSEREVVEHLSHLMQGRPPVRMTPPRCRQCGFSFDKRARSARPSRCPQCRSERIEAPRFSL, from the coding sequence TTGAGCGCGCCCGCGGAGCGCGCCCAAACCGTGCGCGCCGCCATTCGCGAGGTGCTCGAGGGCCGGACGCTGGATGCGCGTGAGATCTCGGCGTTGGTCAGCGTCTCGGAGCGAGAAGTGGTGGAGCACCTGAGCCACCTGATGCAGGGTCGTCCACCCGTGCGCATGACGCCGCCGCGCTGTCGTCAATGCGGCTTTTCCTTCGACAAGCGTGCCCGTAGCGCTCGTCCCAGCCGCTGCCCCCAGTGCCGCAGCGAGCGCATCGAAGCCCCACGCTTCAGCCTTTGA
- a CDS encoding class II glutamine amidotransferase, with protein MCRLFGFRSVIPSQVHRSLLAADNALGVQSNQHQDGWGVAFYVDGAPHITRSPEFALGDQLFHRLSGVVSSETVLAHVRRATQGPKTVLNCHPFQYGRWVFAHNGDIPNFADKRNALLAEVAPRLRRFVLGDTDSEVVFFVFLSHLSGFGPLSRRHAVADVETALSATVRRVREVCDEGDDKRSLLTMIATDGDTLAAVHGGKELFWSSYKTRCSDRDACPSLSPECEAPSNTGFVNHLILSSEPLSGENVWLPLEEGDIIGVDWRMQVLRGHTTRTQLPMASGAS; from the coding sequence ATGTGCCGATTGTTCGGTTTTCGCAGCGTGATCCCCAGTCAGGTCCACCGATCGCTCCTGGCGGCGGACAACGCCCTCGGCGTGCAGAGCAACCAACATCAGGATGGTTGGGGGGTCGCCTTCTACGTGGACGGTGCGCCGCACATCACCCGCAGTCCGGAGTTCGCCCTCGGGGATCAGCTGTTTCATCGCCTGAGCGGCGTGGTCAGTTCCGAGACGGTGCTGGCGCACGTGCGTCGTGCCACCCAGGGCCCCAAGACGGTGCTCAACTGTCATCCGTTCCAATACGGGCGCTGGGTGTTCGCCCACAACGGCGACATCCCGAACTTCGCAGACAAGCGCAATGCGCTCTTGGCAGAGGTTGCACCGCGGCTACGACGCTTCGTGCTCGGCGATACGGACAGCGAGGTCGTGTTCTTCGTGTTCCTCAGTCACCTCTCGGGTTTCGGGCCCTTGTCCCGTCGCCACGCCGTCGCCGACGTCGAGACGGCGCTCAGTGCCACGGTCCGTCGGGTGCGTGAGGTGTGTGACGAGGGGGACGACAAACGTTCCTTGTTGACGATGATCGCCACCGACGGTGATACCTTGGCCGCGGTGCACGGGGGCAAGGAGTTGTTTTGGTCGAGCTACAAGACGCGGTGCTCGGATCGCGATGCGTGCCCCAGTCTCTCGCCCGAGTGTGAAGCGCCGAGCAACACGGGCTTCGTCAACCACTTGATTCTCTCCAGCGAGCCGCTCTCGGGGGAGAACGTGTGGTTGCCCTTGGAGGAGGGGGACATCATCGGCGTCGACTGGCGCATGCAAGTGTTGCGTGGTCACACGACTCGCACCCAGTTGCCGATGGCCAGCGGGGCGTCTTGA
- a CDS encoding molybdopterin-dependent oxidoreductase, translating to MEKTPELEKMLARRRFVQLAAAGSFLGAFGGLGLLSDELTRLARAETRPDGRPRLPPGQRALERLKPMGGDPGSPNPSAFRLKVHGHVERPFELDFRALLAEKNVTLPLDVHCVTGWSLLGAKLTGVRVKDLLQRAGVKAGGRYVILEAAHGYTANILLREARKDNVLIAHKLDGRPLASAHGGPARAIVPDLYFWKSAKWITGIKVVTRDEPGYWETRGYHNHADPWKEQRHS from the coding sequence ATGGAAAAGACTCCCGAGCTCGAGAAGATGTTGGCGCGTCGGCGTTTCGTGCAACTCGCCGCAGCGGGCAGCTTTCTCGGCGCCTTCGGTGGCCTGGGGTTGCTCTCGGACGAGCTGACCCGGCTAGCCCGCGCCGAAACCCGTCCCGACGGCCGCCCGCGCCTGCCGCCGGGGCAGCGCGCTCTCGAACGCCTCAAGCCCATGGGAGGCGACCCAGGCAGTCCCAACCCGAGCGCGTTTCGTCTCAAAGTGCACGGCCATGTCGAGCGTCCCTTCGAACTCGACTTCCGCGCCCTCCTCGCTGAGAAGAACGTCACGCTCCCGCTGGACGTCCACTGCGTCACGGGTTGGTCCTTGCTCGGCGCCAAGCTCACCGGTGTACGCGTGAAGGACTTGCTGCAGCGCGCGGGCGTCAAGGCTGGCGGCCGCTACGTGATCCTCGAAGCCGCGCACGGCTACACGGCGAACATCCTGCTGCGCGAAGCGCGCAAGGACAACGTGCTCATCGCGCACAAGCTGGATGGCCGACCCCTGGCGTCAGCACACGGTGGGCCGGCGCGAGCCATCGTGCCCGACCTCTATTTCTGGAAGAGCGCGAAGTGGATCACGGGCATCAAGGTCGTGACGCGTGACGAGCCCGGGTATTGGGAAACCCGCGGCTACCACAACCATGCCGATCCCTGGAAAGAGCAGCGCCACAGTTGA